One window of the Anopheles aquasalis chromosome X, idAnoAquaMG_Q_19, whole genome shotgun sequence genome contains the following:
- the LOC126577083 gene encoding nuclear factor of activated T-cells 5-like, which produces MLVKCVSPVRSGMVPITQQATPKSPFTSPPPPPSTVPASGPGHRTAGPGIIGASDRTGMIRTGASGAASAAATTTPVSERTRTVLPPNIGPASPAAGLRVTRPAASASSCSPASSSKFHRSVVHRLPAKRGKVLPGKLATTGRSGVVGGGQMTRRPSALHVVGTVAASCTTVGLTGSFERPARTVRRTTNSAKRHSQQQQQQQQTPVQACGTGFQAVPAPFDRSLAVPSSTFQQQHQHQQQHKLQHIMQQSQHPGHTRMVASSLAPAPSVASSSSMTAAVTTTNGSSPSLLSAASSISSVASVAVPAASALTAPAIHQNGGGSHQQQHHFSVAGGGRRSSADADATAMYGAALSAPGISANRDGKVQLVIVTQPEQQHRARYQTEGSRGAIKDRSGNGFPVVRLVGYNKPTLLQVFIGTDVGRPAPHIFYQACRVTGKNSTACVERKINGTTVLEMELKPETGMTVTCDCVGILKERNVDVEYRFPDQTASRTKKKSTRCRMVFRTVLMDDDKGGASGELLLVASQPIVCTQPPGVPEICKASIVACSVEGGREMYVFGKNFLKDTRVVFQRRRVQSLGDRSGTAALAPWEQAVMPNKEYLQHTHLVCTVPPYDRQDIHEPVIVKMFIISGGKRSEAHDFIYYPKRTCFCGVGEKDGRGLPVVRLSPSQQPQQQQQQQQQQQQQQQQQQQQQQHQQHQQHQQHQQEQQQLSMFKPFAAAVASVGASMAGPSIDVAKDVAVNRLYASNINEVKYAPTSMEIGVEGSSMSMVPSQQQAQPTSPYTGASPPSFKPEQQETCSGNLLDDETLDRFPSAADNSLDGLPALYQLYRRRSVRLPSMDITEDSSSNMSLMGPEPQRLMDVTENGSASTGCMLSLANRMNAVFGSPIDLHQTINANSLINANDAAQPPRCDSKEITICIETEQHELPLHQQQPKHQKQQQQQQQQQQQQPQQQQQQQLHEQQQQKPQQQQQQQEQQQQLSSSTSAEQIEQMIAVVSARLSTDGHSDSLDTAVTQQFNVQLGTDVLLQQQQPQPQIQQQQQHEQVSQQNVGMLDLPNLAISRNEAAAVAVVGTILQHSQDILMQQQKPNSVVDVAIAAAAAVQLLPPAPVTMIPMERGAAVADAVLAHREETKKAVQDIILNAAAEILTAQEPSHTTQKTIDTIISMSTPEMLNVAANCSPNLQPVTPPFVTPTMDHQQLHQVQSQQQQQQDQHHQQHMQHHQQQHQEQQHQQQMQHHQQMQEQQRQQMHQQQQQLHEHQQQLHEQQQQELHKQQHRHHHRQQQDQQEQQQQQQQQQQQQQQQQQHVFNSLMNELLQQQQLQQQQEAVSQAQAQQAVAQSLVAVQPLPEKMEIGPPPTVAMVTEQSLPQQSQSASLSQPTQQPMDTSSAPAVSAAPSGQPPMVQIPLGALSASTPQTVAMRSIIDRSRDVTAMSENELIRFICPNAFDEL; this is translated from the exons GGCTGCGCGTCACCCGTCCAGCCGCCTCAGCTTCGTCCTGTTCGCCCGCTTCGTCGTCGAAGTTCCATCGGAGCGTTGTGCATCGGTTACCGGCGAAGCGGGGCAAGGTGCTACCGGGCAAGCTGGCAACGACGGGCCGTAGCGGTGTTGTTGGCGGCGGCCAGATGACGCGTCGACCTTCGGCCCTGCACGTCGTCGGCACGGTAGCCGCCAGCTGTACCACGGTGGGATTGACGGGCAGCTTCGAGCGGCCAGCGCGCACTGTTCGCCGGACCACCAACAGTGCCAAGCGccattcccagcagcagcagcagcagcagcaaactccGGTGCAGGCATGTGGTACCGGGTTCCAGGCAGTACCGGCTCCGTTCGACAGAAGCCTAGCCGTACCATCATCCacctttcagcagcagcaccagcaccagcagcagcacaagctgCAACACATAATGCAACAGTCACAACATCCCGGGCACACTCG TATGGTAGCCTCGTCTTTAGCACCCGCCCCATCGGTCgcgtcctcctcgtcgatgACGGCAGCGGTGACGACAACAAATGGCTCCTCGCCAAGCCTCCTTTCGGCTGCTTCGTCAATTTCCTCGGTAGCCTCAGTAGCGGTGCCAGCTGCCTCTGCACTCACTGCCCCGGCGATCCaccagaatggtggtggctcgcaccaacagcaacaccacttCTCTGTAGCCGGTGGCGGCCGACGCAGCTCGGCAGACGCGGACGCAACCGCGATGTACGGTGCTGCACTTTCCGCTCCCGGTATCAGCGCTAACCGGGATGGGAAAGTGCAGCTCGTAATCGTGacgcaaccggagcagcagcaccgggccCGCTACCAGACCGAGGGTTCGCGCGGCGCGATCAAGGATCGTAGCGGGAACGGGTTTCCTGTGGTACGGCTCGTCGGCTACAACAAGCCGACCCTGCTGCAGGTGTTTATTGGCACCGACGTGGGCCGACCGGCACCGCACATCTTCTACCAGGCTTGCCGGGTGACGGGCAAGAACTCGACCGCGTGTGTCGAGCGGAAGATAAATGGTACCACCGTGCTCGAGATGGAGCTGAAGCCGGAAACCGGGATGACCGTCACGTGCGATTGCGTGGGCATCCTGAAGGAGCGGAACGTCGACGTGGAGTACCGCTTTCCCGACCAGACGGCGTCGCGCACCAAGAAGAAATCGACCCGATGCCGGATGGTGTTCCGGACCGTGTTAATGGACGACGACAAGGGGGGGGCCAGCGGCGAACTCCTACTGGTTGCCTCGCAGCCTATCGTTTGCA CGCAACCACCGGGTGTGCCGGAGATCTGTAAGGCTTCGATTGTTGCCTGCTCTGTCGAGGGTGGCCGGGAAATGTATGTGTTCGGCAAGAACTTCCTCAAGGATACGCGGGTCGTATTTCAGCGGCGCCGGGTCCAGTCACTTGGTGATCGGTCGGGCACGGCTGCACTAGCTCCGTGGGAACAAGCCGTCATGCCGAATAAGGAGTATCTGCAACAC ACGCATCTCGTATGCACGGTGCCACCGTACGATCGCCAGGACATCCACGAACCGGTAATTGTAAAGATGTTCATCATTTCCGGTGGCAAGAGGAGCGAGGCACATGATTTTATCTACTATCCGAAGCGGACGTGCTTCTGTGGTGTTGGCGAGAAAGACGGTCGGGGGCTACCGGTGGTACGTCTTTCCCCGTCtcaacaaccgcaacagcaacagcaacaacaacaacaacaacaacaacaacaacaacaacaacaacaacaacagcagcaccagcagcaccagcagcaccagcagcaccagcaggagcagcagcagctatccATGTTCAAGCCTTTTGCGGCGGCCGTCGCGTCGGTTGGCGCCTCCATGGCAGGGCCTTCAATTGATGTTGCGAAGGACGTCGCAGTGAACCGACTGTATGCATCGAATATCAACGAAG TTAAGTACGCACCGACTTCAATGGAAATCGGAGTAGAAGGAAGCAGTATGTCCATGGTTCCATCGCAACAACAAGCGCAGCCAACTTCTCCTTATACGGGTGCCTCTCCTCCCAGTTTCAAACCGGAGCAACAGGAAACGTGCAGTGGGAACTTGCTGGATGATGAAACATTAGATCGGTTTCCTAGTGCAGCTGACAACTCACTTGATGGGTTGCCAGCGCTCTACCAACTCTATCGGCGTCGTAGCGTCCGTCTACCGAGCATGGATATAACCGAGGATAGCTCTTCCAACATGTCATTGATGGGGCCGGAGCCACAGCGTCTGATGGACGTGACGGAAAATGGAAGTGCTAGTACTGGTTGTATGCTATCGTTGGCAAACCGCATGAATGCTGTATTCGGTAGTCCCATAGATTTGCACCAAACAATCAATGCGAATTCGTTGATTAATGCTAATGATGCAGCGCAACCACCGCGCTGCGATTCAAAGGAAATAACTATCTGCATTGAGACCGAACAGCATGAACTGCCcttgcaccaacaacaaccaaaacatcaaaagcagcagcagcagcagcagcagcaacaacaacaacaaccacaacaacaacaacagcaacagctgcatgagcagcaacaacagaaaccgcagcagcagcagcagcagcaagagcaacagcaacaacttaGTTCATCGACATCGGCTGAACAGATCGAGCAGATGATTGCAGTAGTCAGTGCTAGATTATCTACGGATGGACACAGCGATTCATTGGATACTGCAGTGACTCAACAGTTTAATGTTCAACTTGGGACTGACGTTttactgcaacagcagcaaccgcaaccacaaattcagcagcaacagcaacacgagCAAGTCAGTCAGCAAAACGTTGGTATGCTCGATCTTCCGAATCTCGCCATTTCGAGGAATGAAGCAGCTGCTGTAGCAGTAGTAGGTACGATCCTTCAACATTCACAAGACATtttaatgcagcagcagaaaccaaACAGTGTGGTAGACGTAGCGATCGCCGCGGCAGCTGCCGTTCAACTGTTGCCACCAGCCCCCGTAACAATGATACCGATGGAGCGGGGGGCTGCAGTAGCTGACGCGGTGCTTGCGCATCGCGAAGAGACGAAGAAAGCGGTCCAAGATATAATACTTAATGCGGCCGCAGAAATACTAACAGCGCAGGAGCCATCGCATACGACACAGAAGACGATCGACACGATTATCTCAATGAGTACACCCGAGATGCTCAACGTTGCCGCAAACTGTTCGCCAAACTTGCAACCTGTAACGCCTCCCTTCGTTACCCCAACAATGGACCATCAGCAGCTACACCAAGTAcaatcgcaacaacagcagcaacaggatcagcatcatcaacaacatatgcaacatcatcaacaacagcatcaagaacagcaacatcagcaacaaatgcagcaccatcagcaaatGCAGGaacaacagcgacaacaaatgcatcagcagcaacaacaattacatgagcatcaacaacaattgcatgagcagcagcaacaagaattACATAAACAAcagcaccgccatcaccatcggcagcaacaagatcaacaagaacagcagcagcaacaacagcaacaacagcagcaacagcaacaacagcaacaacatgtATTTAATTCCCTAATGAAtgagttgctgcagcagcaacaattacaacaacagcaagaagCCGTGTCTCAAGCCCAAGCGCAACAAGCGGTTGCACAATCGCTGGTCGCCGTTCAACCTTTACCCGAGAAGATGGAGATtggcccaccaccaacggtggcgatggtaacCGAGCAGTCTCTACCGCAACAATCGCAGTCCGCGTCACTATCACAGCCGACCCAGCAACCAATGGATACGTCTAGTGCCCCGGCCGTTAGTGCTGCTCCCAGTGGCCAGCCTCCAATGGTGCAAATTCCACTCGGGGCGCTCAGTGCCAGCACTCCCCAGACGGTAGCCATGCGAtcgattatcgatcgatcgcgagatgTTACCGCCATGAGCGAAAATGAGCTGATTCGCTTCATTTGCCCGAATGCATTTGATGAAT tATGA